Proteins from one Arcobacter sp. F2176 genomic window:
- a CDS encoding HobA family DNA replication regulator: MQEFLNWTVDTIRDDKLLSPWLEEKKYEWTPLVAKSVLSILDKGCSVIVISDDERNWFLEYILTNINKKSLNRPYLPFYDFKSFYKLMDNVQNEDDVNYLKDMLNISFPNGYCFWYIGRSQDARAFIPKVSKYSFLWLFDEEKQDAFNLKSSDIALDMKLLQMFRLYNKTLSAALFAEINVES; the protein is encoded by the coding sequence GTGCAAGAGTTTTTAAATTGGACTGTTGATACAATCAGGGATGATAAGTTATTATCTCCTTGGTTAGAAGAAAAAAAATATGAATGGACACCTTTAGTTGCTAAGTCTGTATTAAGTATTTTAGATAAAGGTTGTTCTGTTATTGTTATAAGTGATGATGAGAGAAATTGGTTTTTAGAGTACATTCTTACAAATATAAATAAAAAAAGTTTAAATAGGCCATATTTGCCTTTTTATGATTTTAAATCATTTTATAAATTAATGGACAATGTTCAAAATGAAGATGATGTAAATTATTTAAAAGATATGTTAAATATCTCTTTTCCAAATGGATATTGTTTTTGGTACATAGGAAGAAGTCAAGATGCAAGAGCTTTTATACCAAAAGTTTCTAAATACTCTTTTCTTTGGCTTTTTGATGAAGAAAAACAAGATGCTTTTAATTTAAAAAGTAGCGATATAGCTTTAGATATGAAACTTTTACAGATGTTTAGATTATATAATAAAACCTTAAGTGCAGCTCTTTTTGCTGAGATTAATGTTGAGAGTTAA
- a CDS encoding aspartate kinase, giving the protein MLKVLKFGGTSVGTLERIQNVATIIKKIKDEGHDVIAVVSAMSGETNKLIEYAESFSKMPASSEMDMLLSSGERVTSALLSIALNEAGYNAISMSGGRAGIVTDERHTKARIEYIDTKNMKESIAQGKIVVVAGFQGVTQKGRVTTLGRGGSDLTAVAIAGAIEADVCEIYTDVDGIYTTDPRIEPKAKKLDKISYDEMLELASLGAKVLQNRSVEMAKKLNVNLISRSSFTPEVEGTLITKEENIMEQPIVSGIALDKNQVRVGMYGVTDRPGIASYIFTALADANINVDMIVQTVAVDGKTSLDFTIPTTDLEICKTIMHKFEDEVEKFDYNEKICKVSIVGVGMKSHTGVASKAFTALANENINIRIISTSEIKISVIVEEKYAELAVRALHDAYELDK; this is encoded by the coding sequence ATGTTAAAAGTATTAAAATTTGGTGGTACTAGCGTTGGCACATTAGAACGAATTCAAAATGTTGCAACTATTATTAAAAAAATTAAAGATGAAGGTCATGATGTTATTGCAGTAGTATCTGCAATGAGTGGTGAAACAAATAAGTTAATTGAATATGCTGAAAGTTTTTCAAAAATGCCTGCTTCTTCTGAAATGGATATGCTGTTAAGTTCTGGTGAACGAGTTACATCTGCTTTACTATCTATTGCTTTAAATGAAGCTGGGTATAATGCTATTTCAATGAGTGGTGGACGAGCTGGTATTGTAACAGATGAAAGACATACAAAAGCTAGAATTGAGTATATAGATACAAAAAATATGAAAGAATCAATAGCTCAAGGTAAAATTGTTGTAGTTGCTGGTTTTCAAGGTGTCACACAAAAAGGTAGAGTAACTACACTTGGACGAGGTGGTTCAGATTTAACAGCTGTTGCGATTGCAGGAGCAATAGAAGCAGATGTCTGTGAGATATATACAGATGTTGATGGTATATATACTACAGACCCTAGAATAGAGCCAAAAGCTAAGAAACTTGACAAAATATCTTATGATGAAATGTTAGAGTTAGCAAGTCTAGGTGCAAAAGTTTTACAAAATAGATCTGTAGAAATGGCAAAAAAATTAAATGTAAATTTAATATCAAGAAGTAGTTTTACTCCAGAAGTAGAAGGTACTTTAATAACAAAGGAAGAGAATATAATGGAACAGCCAATAGTAAGTGGTATTGCTTTGGATAAAAATCAAGTAAGAGTTGGTATGTATGGAGTTACAGATAGACCTGGAATTGCATCATATATTTTTACAGCACTAGCAGATGCAAATATTAATGTTGACATGATAGTACAAACAGTTGCAGTAGATGGAAAAACATCTTTGGACTTTACAATTCCTACAACTGATTTAGAAATTTGTAAAACTATTATGCATAAATTTGAAGATGAAGTTGAAAAATTTGACTACAATGAAAAAATTTGTAAAGTTTCAATAGTAGGCGTTGGTATGAAATCTCACACAGGTGTTGCTTCTAAAGCATTTACTGCTTTAGCTAATGAGAATATTAATATTAGAATAATATCAACTAGTGAGATAAAAATTTCAGTGATAGTTGAAGAAAAATATGCAGAATTAGCAGTTCGTGCTTTACATGATGCATATGAGTTGGATAAATAG
- a CDS encoding RNA pyrophosphohydrolase: MIDKSENIPTNVSGKNYRPNVAAIVLSAKYPQKCELFIASRTDVENAWQFPQGGIDDGETAKEALFRELEEEIGTSDIKIIAEYPEWVSYDFPPAIAEKMKPYDGQIQKYYLVKLNDGARIDIYTHHTPEFSEYKFVPTKNIYDYITFFKRTVYKQVLKYFKKEGYI, encoded by the coding sequence ATGATTGATAAAAGTGAGAATATACCTACAAATGTAAGTGGTAAAAATTATAGACCTAATGTAGCAGCAATTGTTTTATCAGCAAAGTATCCTCAAAAATGCGAACTTTTCATAGCTTCAAGAACTGATGTCGAAAATGCATGGCAATTTCCTCAAGGTGGAATTGATGATGGTGAAACAGCCAAAGAAGCTTTATTTAGAGAATTAGAAGAGGAAATTGGTACTAGTGATATCAAAATCATTGCAGAGTATCCTGAGTGGGTAAGTTATGACTTCCCTCCAGCAATTGCCGAAAAAATGAAACCATATGATGGTCAAATACAAAAGTATTATTTAGTAAAATTAAATGATGGTGCTAGAATAGATATTTATACACATCACACACCTGAATTTAGTGAATATAAATTTGTTCCAACAAAAAATATTTATGATTATATAACTTTTTTTAAAAGAACAGTTTATAAGCAAGTATTGAAGTATTTTAAAAAAGAAGGTTATATTTAA
- the hemW gene encoding radical SAM family heme chaperone HemW, which translates to MLLYIHIPFCDSKCFYCAFNSYVDRFHLKQTYMKAIEKQLIYDIEHYLKDEKIDTVFIGGGTPSCVDFKEYKNIFKIISPYLIENCEITSEANPNSATKEWLQGMRDLGVNRISFGVQSFNDKKLRYLNRAHNSNSAISAIQNAKCIGFNSINCDIIYGVQGDNFEKLKYDFNMINEQNIDHISAYSLTLEEGTKFFNKSHVKIDDEELSYKLFDYLKGLGYEQYEISNFSKSKNTQSKHNFGYWEYTNYLGIGTGAVGFVDNFRYYPNKNIEKYIENPISYEKEYMDEVDIKTEKVLLGLRSNVGVNLAIFNENELKKIEILIEEKKLYKVDNKIYNYNFLLSDEISLFILD; encoded by the coding sequence TTGCTTTTATACATACATATTCCATTTTGTGATAGTAAATGCTTTTATTGCGCATTTAACTCATATGTAGATAGATTTCACTTGAAACAAACTTATATGAAAGCTATTGAAAAACAACTAATTTACGACATTGAACACTATTTAAAAGATGAAAAGATAGATACGGTATTTATTGGTGGAGGGACTCCTAGTTGTGTAGATTTTAAAGAGTATAAAAATATATTTAAAATCATATCACCATATTTAATTGAAAACTGCGAAATAACAAGTGAAGCTAACCCAAATTCTGCAACAAAAGAATGGCTTCAAGGTATGAGAGATTTAGGTGTAAATAGAATCAGCTTTGGAGTACAAAGTTTTAATGATAAAAAACTAAGATACTTAAATCGAGCGCATAATAGTAATAGTGCTATAAGTGCTATACAAAATGCCAAATGTATAGGTTTTAATAGTATTAACTGTGATATTATTTACGGTGTACAAGGTGATAACTTTGAAAAATTAAAGTACGATTTTAATATGATAAATGAACAAAATATTGATCATATAAGTGCATATTCTTTAACTTTAGAAGAGGGAACAAAGTTCTTTAATAAATCCCATGTAAAAATAGATGATGAAGAGCTATCTTACAAGCTATTTGACTATTTAAAAGGCTTAGGCTATGAACAATATGAGATTTCTAACTTCTCAAAGTCTAAAAACACTCAATCTAAACACAATTTTGGCTATTGGGAATATACAAACTACTTAGGAATTGGAACAGGCGCTGTTGGCTTTGTAGATAATTTCAGATACTATCCCAATAAAAATATAGAAAAATATATAGAAAACCCTATTTCTTATGAAAAAGAGTATATGGATGAAGTAGATATTAAAACAGAGAAAGTACTATTAGGTCTTAGATCTAATGTGGGAGTAAATTTAGCTATTTTTAATGAAAATGAATTAAAAAAAATAGAAATATTAATCGAAGAAAAAAAGCTATACAAAGTAGATAATAAAATCTATAATTACAATTTTTTACTCTCAGATGAGATATCTTTATTTATATTAGATTAG
- the prmC gene encoding peptide chain release factor N(5)-glutamine methyltransferase: protein MTIKETIKKYSQELKEVTHIPAKEVEILIMFLLEKNVIWMHLNGNFEFTKEEELKALVKKRATHFPLEYLTNRVSFYGETFIIKQNVLIPRPETEILVEKAFEKLKQIENPKVVEIGTGSGIISVMLSKLLPQLKVTAVDINDDALELAKENAKKHSVENQISFIKSDLLKEVSGDFDMCISNPPYISNNYVLPHNVKYEPKNALFGGEIGDELLKDLIEEVTSKNIKYLYCEYGYDQRESIKNYMKKFNVKSLEFYKDYSDFDRGFLIEFNTK from the coding sequence TTGACAATAAAAGAGACCATTAAAAAATATTCACAAGAGCTAAAAGAAGTAACACATATACCAGCAAAAGAAGTAGAAATATTGATTATGTTTCTACTAGAAAAAAATGTTATTTGGATGCATTTAAATGGTAATTTTGAGTTTACAAAAGAGGAAGAACTAAAAGCTTTAGTTAAAAAAAGAGCCACACATTTTCCACTAGAATATCTTACAAATAGAGTTTCTTTTTATGGTGAAACATTTATTATAAAACAGAATGTTTTAATACCTAGACCAGAGACTGAAATATTAGTTGAAAAAGCATTCGAAAAATTAAAACAAATAGAAAATCCAAAAGTAGTAGAAATTGGAACAGGAAGTGGAATAATTTCAGTAATGCTTTCAAAACTACTTCCCCAACTAAAAGTTACTGCAGTTGATATAAATGATGATGCCTTAGAATTAGCAAAAGAAAATGCAAAAAAACACTCAGTAGAAAATCAAATTTCTTTTATAAAATCTGATTTATTAAAAGAGGTTAGTGGAGATTTTGACATGTGTATTTCAAATCCACCATATATTTCAAATAATTATGTTTTACCACATAATGTTAAATATGAGCCCAAAAATGCCCTTTTTGGAGGAGAAATTGGTGATGAACTTTTAAAAGATTTAATAGAAGAAGTTACATCAAAAAATATAAAATATCTATATTGTGAATATGGATATGATCAAAGAGAATCTATAAAAAATTATATGAAAAAATTCAATGTAAAATCACTAGAGTTTTATAAAGACTATTCTGATTTTGACAGAGGGTTTTTAATTGAATTTAATACTAAATAA